The Natronoglycomyces albus genome has a segment encoding these proteins:
- the gatC gene encoding Asp-tRNA(Asn)/Glu-tRNA(Gln) amidotransferase subunit GatC: MSTISRSEVAHLARLARLDVTEEELDSFAGQLDVILQSMQSLRGVNTENVRPTSHAVPLTNVYRDDVVVPSLDRDRVLAGAPDAAEDRFRVPRILSEEE; encoded by the coding sequence ATGAGCACGATTTCCCGCTCGGAGGTTGCGCACCTGGCGCGACTGGCCCGCCTCGACGTCACCGAAGAGGAACTAGACTCCTTCGCCGGTCAACTGGACGTGATCTTGCAGTCGATGCAGTCGCTGCGTGGGGTGAACACCGAGAATGTTCGCCCCACCTCCCACGCGGTGCCGCTCACCAATGTCTACCGGGACGATGTGGTCGTGCCCAGTCTTGACCGCGATCGAGTTTTGGCCGGAGCGCCCGACGCCGCCGAAGACCGTTTCCGTGTACCGCGCATCTTGAGCGAAGAGGAGTAG
- the gatA gene encoding Asp-tRNA(Asn)/Glu-tRNA(Gln) amidotransferase subunit GatA: protein MNEAITNKTAAELAEAIRSGEHSAREVTQAFLDRIDALDGTIGAFLHVNHAGALATADEVDRAREAGEELGPLAGVPIAVKDIFCTQDMPTTAASKILEGWVPPYDSTIVQRIRAAKMPILGKTNMDEFAMGSSTEYSAYQLTRNPWDTHRIPGGSGGGSSAAVAARLAPLATGTDTGGSIRQPGAVTGTFGAKPTYGGTSRYGLIAFSSSLDTPGPVSRNTLDGALLHEVMGGHDPRDSTSIDQPVPPVVEAARTGANGDLSGVTLGVVKEFASGDTQGAEEGVLAAYRAGVATLEKLGAKIVEVSCPNFLHALPTYYLIAPSECSSNLARYDGVRYGVRVGDDGERSLEEVMSTTREAGFGPEVKRRIMLGTYALSAGYVDQFYGQAQKVRTLITQDFQTAFAKVDALISPTTPFIAFEFGARTSDPYQMYLSDLYTIPTNLYGGPAVSVPCGLSEGMPVGLQVMGPTMGDEITYQVAAALESTQGTLLADTAPELTAEGK from the coding sequence GTGAACGAAGCGATCACTAACAAGACCGCTGCGGAGCTGGCCGAGGCCATTCGTTCCGGAGAACACTCCGCCCGCGAGGTTACCCAGGCATTTCTCGACCGCATTGATGCTCTCGACGGCACCATTGGCGCGTTCTTGCATGTCAACCACGCGGGAGCCCTAGCGACTGCCGACGAGGTGGATCGAGCCCGGGAAGCCGGGGAAGAGCTTGGCCCCCTGGCCGGAGTACCAATCGCGGTTAAGGACATCTTCTGTACCCAGGACATGCCGACGACGGCTGCCTCGAAAATTCTCGAAGGCTGGGTGCCCCCGTACGACTCCACCATCGTGCAGCGCATCCGCGCGGCCAAGATGCCAATCCTGGGCAAGACCAACATGGACGAGTTCGCCATGGGTTCCTCCACGGAGTATTCGGCCTATCAGCTGACGCGTAACCCATGGGACACCCATCGCATCCCGGGTGGGTCCGGGGGCGGCTCCTCGGCCGCTGTCGCCGCCCGGCTAGCTCCGCTGGCCACCGGCACCGACACCGGCGGTTCGATCCGTCAGCCAGGCGCCGTCACCGGCACCTTTGGCGCCAAGCCCACCTACGGGGGAACCTCGCGGTACGGCCTCATCGCCTTTTCCTCCTCACTGGACACTCCAGGACCCGTGTCGCGCAACACCCTTGACGGTGCGCTGCTCCACGAGGTCATGGGCGGACACGACCCGCGTGACTCCACGTCGATCGACCAGCCGGTTCCACCGGTAGTCGAGGCGGCTCGCACGGGGGCCAACGGCGACCTCAGCGGAGTGACGTTGGGTGTGGTCAAGGAATTCGCCTCTGGTGACACCCAAGGGGCCGAGGAAGGCGTTCTCGCCGCCTACCGTGCTGGGGTGGCGACGTTGGAGAAACTCGGAGCGAAGATCGTCGAAGTCTCCTGCCCGAACTTCCTGCACGCACTGCCCACGTACTACCTCATCGCGCCGTCGGAATGTTCCTCGAACCTGGCGCGCTACGACGGGGTGCGCTATGGCGTGCGCGTCGGCGATGACGGCGAACGATCCCTCGAAGAGGTCATGTCGACCACCCGGGAAGCCGGTTTCGGCCCTGAGGTCAAGCGTCGCATCATGCTGGGAACCTACGCTCTCTCAGCCGGATACGTCGACCAATTCTATGGCCAGGCGCAAAAGGTACGCACCCTGATCACGCAGGACTTCCAGACCGCGTTTGCGAAGGTGGACGCTTTGATCAGCCCGACGACACCGTTTATCGCCTTCGAGTTTGGCGCCCGCACCTCCGACCCGTACCAGATGTACCTGTCGGACCTGTACACAATTCCCACCAACCTTTATGGCGGCCCTGCGGTCTCGGTGCCGTGTGGACTCAGTGAGGGAATGCCGGTCGGTCTCCAAGTCATGGGCCCGACCATGGGAGACGAGATCACCTACCAGGTCGCCGCAGCGCTCGAATCCACTCAAGGGACCTTGCTGGCCGATACGGCACCCGAGCTCACCGCCGAAGGGAAGTAA
- the gatB gene encoding Asp-tRNA(Asn)/Glu-tRNA(Gln) amidotransferase subunit GatB: protein MTNAIETVDYADVVARYEPVIGLETHIELGTNTKMFCGCATGFGAEPNTQVCPVCLGLPGALPVANRAAIEATIRIGLMLNCGIAQWCRFARKNYFYPDMPKNFQTSQYDEPLCEDGWVDVVVDGQTHRVEIERVHLEEDTGKSLHVGGATGRIHGATESLLDYNRAGIPLVEIVTKPITGTGAKAPEIARAYVTELRDIIRSLNVSDVRMEQGSMRCDVNTSLSKPGQEWGTRTETKNVNSLRSVERAVRFEMTRQAAVLDGGGTILQETRHFQEDSGTTAPGRSKETATDYRYFPEPDLAPMQPDPAWVKELKDNLPELPRLHRQRLQEAWGLSDFEMQSVVNAEAVDLIEATVAAGASSEAARKWWLGELSRTANEQDISLEELAITPGQVSQLQKMVDEGKLNDKLARQVIVGVLAGEGDPTEVATARGLEVVSDTGALEKAVEEAIEANPDVADKIRAGKHAAAGALIGSVMKATRGQADAKTVRELILTKLS, encoded by the coding sequence ATGACCAACGCCATCGAGACTGTCGACTACGCTGACGTCGTCGCTCGTTACGAGCCCGTCATCGGCCTGGAAACCCACATCGAGCTGGGCACGAACACCAAGATGTTCTGCGGGTGCGCCACCGGATTCGGTGCCGAACCCAACACGCAGGTTTGCCCCGTTTGTCTGGGTTTGCCCGGAGCTCTCCCGGTAGCCAACCGGGCTGCCATCGAGGCCACCATCCGCATCGGGCTCATGCTCAACTGCGGCATTGCCCAGTGGTGCCGCTTCGCGCGGAAGAACTACTTCTATCCGGACATGCCGAAGAACTTCCAAACCAGCCAATATGACGAGCCACTGTGTGAGGACGGCTGGGTCGACGTCGTCGTCGACGGCCAAACGCACCGCGTTGAGATCGAACGCGTCCACCTCGAAGAGGACACCGGCAAAAGCCTTCACGTCGGGGGAGCCACCGGCCGTATCCACGGAGCCACCGAATCGCTGCTCGACTACAACCGAGCCGGAATCCCGCTGGTGGAAATCGTTACCAAACCCATCACCGGTACCGGCGCGAAAGCTCCGGAAATTGCCCGGGCCTACGTCACCGAGCTGCGCGACATCATCCGCTCGCTCAACGTCTCCGACGTGCGGATGGAACAAGGTTCGATGCGCTGCGACGTAAACACCTCGCTGTCGAAACCCGGCCAAGAGTGGGGCACCCGCACCGAGACCAAAAACGTCAACTCGTTGCGTTCGGTCGAACGCGCCGTGCGCTTCGAGATGACCCGGCAAGCCGCCGTCCTCGACGGTGGCGGCACCATCTTGCAGGAGACACGCCACTTCCAAGAGGACTCCGGCACAACCGCCCCGGGTCGCAGCAAGGAAACGGCAACGGATTACCGCTACTTCCCAGAACCAGACCTAGCGCCAATGCAGCCGGACCCGGCCTGGGTCAAGGAACTAAAAGACAACCTGCCAGAGCTGCCGCGCCTGCACCGTCAGCGCCTGCAAGAGGCATGGGGCCTATCCGACTTCGAAATGCAATCGGTTGTCAACGCCGAGGCCGTTGACCTCATCGAGGCCACGGTTGCCGCGGGCGCCAGTAGCGAAGCCGCCCGCAAATGGTGGCTGGGGGAGCTGTCTCGCACTGCCAATGAACAAGACATCTCTCTCGAAGAGCTGGCCATCACTCCGGGTCAGGTCTCGCAGCTACAGAAAATGGTCGATGAGGGCAAGCTGAACGACAAGCTGGCCCGCCAAGTCATCGTCGGAGTTCTCGCTGGCGAAGGCGACCCGACCGAAGTAGCCACCGCGCGAGGCCTAGAGGTCGTCAGCGACACAGGCGCGTTGGAGAAGGCTGTCGAGGAGGCAATCGAGGCGAACCCGGACGTGGCTGACAAGATCCGCGCTGGCAAGCACGCAGCCGCCGGGGCGCTTATCGGGTCGGTCATGAAGGCGACTCGCGGCCAGGCTGATGCCAAAACCGTGCGCGAGTTGATCCTTACTAAGCTCTCGTAG
- the mgtE gene encoding magnesium transporter, translating into MTPNSIPTPISPAAVDNLTALRDELAAISTVEIAEEFPRWELAEQALRFRLLSKDRAIAVFEELDPIHQQELLDALREESVLELLETMEADDRAKLLDEMPAKVATRLQARLSPAERRATAKLLGYEPESAGRIMTPGFVSLRSSMSAAEAIERLRHLPTRPRHLDVLPVTDGFRKLLGVVDLPHLVTAAPETQVAEVMSDEHHSIRTDADQEDAARLMQEANLVALPVVDFEDRLVGMITVDDAMEILEAEDTEDISRAGGSEPLERPYLAASVLLLARKRATWLLILTLAAVLTVGVLDSFEAELAAAPVLALFVPLLIGTGGNSGSQAATTVIRAMAVGEVRFSDIGRIIWREGRVGFVLGLMLASVGFPLVSLIYSLELGTVVALTLVAICTWATLAGSFLPLLAKKVGIDPAVVSAPMIATLCDATGLLLYFSIAIAVLGPTL; encoded by the coding sequence ATGACGCCCAACTCGATTCCCACGCCGATTTCCCCGGCGGCTGTGGACAACCTGACGGCCTTGCGTGATGAGTTGGCCGCGATCTCTACAGTGGAAATAGCCGAGGAGTTCCCCCGCTGGGAGCTTGCGGAACAAGCTTTGCGTTTCCGGTTGCTGTCTAAGGACCGCGCTATCGCCGTGTTCGAGGAACTCGACCCGATCCATCAACAAGAGCTTCTCGACGCCTTGCGTGAAGAGTCGGTGCTGGAGTTGTTGGAGACGATGGAGGCCGATGACCGTGCCAAGCTGCTCGATGAGATGCCAGCGAAGGTGGCCACTCGCCTCCAGGCCCGGTTGAGTCCGGCAGAGCGCAGAGCGACAGCGAAGCTGCTGGGCTATGAGCCGGAGTCCGCCGGGCGCATTATGACGCCTGGCTTCGTGAGCTTGCGGTCGTCAATGTCAGCTGCCGAGGCGATCGAACGCCTACGGCACCTTCCTACCCGGCCACGACACCTCGATGTGCTTCCTGTCACCGATGGCTTCCGTAAGCTGCTAGGAGTCGTTGATCTTCCACATCTGGTCACAGCTGCGCCTGAGACCCAGGTCGCGGAGGTAATGAGCGATGAGCACCATTCAATCCGTACCGATGCCGACCAGGAAGACGCCGCGCGCCTGATGCAGGAGGCCAACTTGGTCGCCTTGCCGGTGGTCGATTTCGAGGATCGGCTGGTCGGCATGATCACCGTCGACGACGCGATGGAGATTTTGGAAGCCGAGGACACCGAGGACATTTCTCGTGCCGGTGGTTCCGAACCGCTGGAACGCCCCTATTTGGCCGCGTCGGTGTTGCTGCTGGCTCGCAAGCGGGCCACGTGGCTGCTGATCTTGACTCTAGCGGCGGTATTGACGGTGGGAGTTCTTGACTCATTTGAAGCTGAGTTGGCTGCCGCGCCGGTGCTGGCGTTGTTTGTGCCGCTGTTGATCGGCACTGGCGGTAACTCCGGGTCGCAGGCGGCGACCACGGTCATCCGCGCGATGGCTGTGGGGGAGGTGCGCTTCTCCGATATCGGGCGCATCATTTGGCGTGAAGGCCGCGTGGGTTTTGTCCTCGGTCTGATGTTGGCCTCTGTTGGCTTCCCCCTTGTCAGTCTCATCTACTCGCTGGAATTGGGCACGGTGGTGGCGTTGACTCTGGTGGCAATTTGTACCTGGGCAACGCTGGCTGGATCGTTCTTGCCGTTGTTGGCAAAGAAGGTGGGGATTGACCCGGCGGTAGTCTCGGCCCCCATGATCGCAACGCTGTGCGATGCGACGGGCCTGCTGCTGTATTTCTCGATTGCCATCGCTGTGTTGGGGCCGACCCTCTAG
- a CDS encoding putative bifunctional diguanylate cyclase/phosphodiesterase → MATTLVRNTAPREHPGRYYAFLAAIISAAIIAVATTIVIAPLSFYDNLVAVPPAFWVVAVLALAVEMRSIRWRGISLSTSPLFSAACFLAVMVTWGFLPALIVQAGVAILASVKVRAALWRAGFNVAQMALALSVSWWVWTALTEGNAWETTGYDVLALVLAGCTWSIVSHLCVAGALKFRAAMGVRDYVMAYLRTEAFLGLALIALAPIIATAAVTSAWLVVAAAVPLLSLYRLLNMAAEREHQANLDPLTGMLNRKGFEIEVGDKIVNARETDTKLSLLVLDLVRFAEVNSALGHAVGDQLLEELAQRFNSKKSPGKLMARLGGDEFAFVWAELDGMDDPASCVMEIRSCLDQPVSLGDVAVNITGAIGSASFPEDGEDFESLFRRAHIALGESKRRGSDYTRYAEEFDHHSPERLMLLGDLRRALDDPRLPGVKLFYQPQMCLDTGQVLGVEALLRYTHPTQGNIQPTEILALAEQSAVMRLLTERVVEIALSQQQRWISEGHNLRVAVNVSVRDLESADFVDFLTERMRLHHVPARLLQLEITESALMADPRRVVDNVTRLAELGVGLSLDDFGTGFSSMQHLRRLPVSEIKIDRQFVAGLIDDPDDAAIVSSTIDLGRALDLLVVAEGVEEEATRAKLEEWGCHAAQGWLYARPMSAAKLDGWLRSREAAEAVILDVVPPS, encoded by the coding sequence ATGGCCACAACGCTCGTACGCAATACTGCGCCACGAGAGCACCCAGGACGCTACTACGCGTTCCTGGCGGCGATAATTTCCGCTGCCATTATCGCGGTCGCCACCACCATCGTTATCGCTCCTCTGTCCTTTTACGACAATTTGGTGGCCGTCCCGCCCGCATTCTGGGTTGTGGCGGTATTGGCCCTCGCCGTCGAAATGCGTTCAATCCGCTGGCGAGGCATCTCGCTGAGTACTTCCCCGCTGTTCTCCGCCGCCTGCTTCCTGGCCGTCATGGTCACCTGGGGCTTCCTACCAGCGCTCATCGTGCAAGCTGGCGTGGCTATCTTGGCCAGCGTCAAAGTCCGCGCCGCCCTGTGGCGCGCCGGATTCAACGTGGCCCAAATGGCACTGGCACTGTCAGTCTCCTGGTGGGTATGGACCGCCCTAACCGAGGGAAATGCCTGGGAAACCACCGGGTACGACGTCCTGGCCCTGGTCTTGGCTGGCTGCACGTGGTCAATCGTCAGCCACTTGTGCGTCGCCGGAGCTTTGAAATTCCGCGCCGCGATGGGCGTGCGCGACTATGTCATGGCCTACTTGCGGACAGAAGCATTCCTCGGGCTGGCGTTGATCGCCCTGGCCCCGATTATCGCCACCGCGGCTGTGACCTCCGCATGGCTGGTGGTCGCCGCAGCCGTGCCGCTATTGAGCCTCTATCGGCTACTGAACATGGCTGCCGAACGGGAACACCAGGCCAACCTGGACCCACTCACCGGCATGCTCAATCGCAAAGGCTTCGAAATCGAAGTCGGCGACAAGATCGTCAACGCACGCGAGACCGACACGAAACTCTCGTTGCTCGTCCTGGACTTGGTTCGCTTCGCCGAAGTCAACAGCGCGTTGGGCCATGCGGTGGGCGATCAACTTCTCGAAGAACTGGCCCAGCGGTTTAACTCCAAGAAGTCCCCAGGCAAACTCATGGCTCGCCTGGGAGGCGACGAGTTCGCCTTCGTGTGGGCCGAACTCGATGGCATGGACGACCCAGCCTCGTGCGTGATGGAAATTCGCAGCTGCCTGGACCAGCCGGTCTCGCTGGGCGACGTCGCCGTCAACATCACAGGGGCCATCGGCAGCGCCTCGTTTCCCGAAGACGGCGAGGACTTCGAAAGCCTCTTTCGACGCGCCCACATCGCCCTCGGAGAGTCAAAACGCCGCGGATCGGACTACACCCGGTACGCCGAGGAATTCGACCATCATTCGCCCGAGCGTCTAATGCTCCTGGGCGATCTGCGCCGAGCCCTCGATGATCCGCGATTGCCAGGAGTAAAGCTGTTCTACCAGCCGCAAATGTGCCTGGACACGGGCCAAGTTCTCGGCGTGGAGGCGTTGCTCCGCTACACACATCCCACTCAGGGCAACATCCAACCCACGGAAATCCTGGCCCTAGCTGAGCAATCGGCGGTCATGCGGCTATTGACCGAACGCGTGGTCGAGATCGCGCTAAGCCAACAGCAACGCTGGATCAGCGAGGGCCACAACCTGCGAGTAGCGGTCAACGTCAGCGTGCGAGACCTCGAGTCGGCGGACTTCGTGGACTTCCTGACCGAACGAATGCGGCTCCATCACGTGCCCGCACGGCTACTGCAACTGGAAATTACTGAGAGCGCGCTCATGGCAGACCCCAGACGGGTCGTCGACAACGTGACGCGGCTAGCCGAGCTGGGAGTGGGATTGAGCCTGGACGACTTTGGCACCGGATTCTCCTCGATGCAACACCTGCGCCGTCTGCCGGTCTCCGAGATCAAGATTGACCGTCAGTTCGTCGCCGGGTTGATCGACGACCCCGACGACGCGGCGATCGTCTCCTCAACCATTGACTTGGGCCGCGCGCTCGATCTGCTGGTTGTAGCCGAAGGAGTGGAGGAGGAGGCAACCCGGGCGAAGCTCGAAGAGTGGGGCTGTCACGCGGCTCAGGGCTGGCTGTACGCGCGCCCCATGAGCGCCGCGAAGCTCGACGGATGGCTGCGTAGCCGAGAGGCCGCCGAAGCGGTCATCCTAGACGTGGTGCCTCCCAGCTAG
- a CDS encoding ABC transporter ATP-binding protein has product MSTHQLPVASGRRMWKAFTGLVRPEWKAIAAATLFIMISSVGGAAGPLLLGYMVDEVGNGTSTSRVDLIAALMLLAVLTTAVFSFASTWVAVRLGERLGATMRERFVDRCLRLPLPVVERAGSGDLMTRSSADVPEAGAMLRDGLPNVIMSSIQMLIFMAALVWISPTLSIAMLFLVPAILPMMIWFLRRAPDAYLREREVESEIGETLAASADGSRTVEAYGLAQRRREASDECISQHWAASRYILRLRTVFFPALDSSYALPTAAIFLMGGVMYFNGSMSLGVVAAAAMLSRQLILPIDYILMWIERVQRGIAALARVEGVGEVEDTDPKVAQQLPTDGAVTLRQVRFAYGDGNDVLHGVTLEIPAGQRLAVVGPSGAGKSTLARLISGVDSPRSGSVEIGGVPVEDLPLIERRKRVSLVTQDHYVFAAPVRDNLALAKEDATEEELFAALTTVGATWVAELESGLDTQVGGTNAELDAAKAQQLALARIVLADPEIVILDEATAMLDPQAARDTERALEAVLAGRTVIAIAHRLQTAHDAERVAVMEDGRVAELGSHDELLERQGTYASLWAAWHGESVLANSETLGSGSTSGGGNQWQGERLGRLLG; this is encoded by the coding sequence GTGAGCACTCATCAATTGCCCGTGGCATCGGGCCGCAGAATGTGGAAGGCCTTCACGGGCCTTGTGCGTCCTGAGTGGAAAGCGATTGCGGCGGCAACGCTCTTCATCATGATCTCCTCAGTGGGTGGTGCCGCAGGGCCGCTGTTGCTGGGCTACATGGTCGACGAAGTGGGCAATGGCACCTCCACTAGTCGCGTCGACCTCATCGCCGCCCTTATGTTGTTGGCGGTCCTCACCACAGCGGTCTTCAGCTTCGCCAGCACGTGGGTGGCGGTTCGGCTCGGTGAGCGACTTGGAGCCACTATGCGCGAGCGCTTCGTCGACCGCTGTTTGCGACTGCCGCTACCGGTTGTGGAGCGAGCCGGGTCCGGAGACTTGATGACCCGTTCCTCTGCCGACGTTCCCGAAGCTGGTGCGATGCTGCGCGATGGCTTGCCCAATGTGATTATGAGCTCGATCCAAATGCTTATCTTCATGGCCGCGCTGGTGTGGATAAGCCCGACTCTGAGCATCGCCATGTTGTTCCTGGTGCCAGCGATTCTGCCGATGATGATCTGGTTTTTGCGGCGTGCCCCCGACGCCTACTTGCGCGAACGCGAAGTCGAGTCCGAGATCGGGGAGACCCTGGCGGCCAGTGCCGATGGATCGCGCACTGTCGAGGCATATGGCCTTGCCCAGCGGCGTCGCGAGGCATCAGACGAATGCATCAGCCAGCATTGGGCTGCCTCGCGCTATATTCTGCGGTTGCGTACGGTGTTCTTCCCGGCGTTGGATAGTTCCTATGCCTTGCCCACGGCGGCGATCTTTCTCATGGGCGGAGTCATGTACTTCAACGGCTCAATGTCGCTGGGCGTCGTCGCGGCCGCAGCCATGCTATCGCGTCAACTCATCCTGCCCATCGACTACATTCTCATGTGGATTGAACGGGTGCAGCGAGGGATCGCGGCGCTGGCGCGCGTCGAAGGGGTCGGAGAAGTCGAGGACACCGACCCCAAGGTCGCCCAGCAGCTGCCGACCGACGGAGCTGTCACGTTGCGCCAAGTGCGTTTCGCCTATGGAGACGGAAACGATGTGCTCCACGGGGTTACGTTGGAGATTCCAGCCGGGCAGCGTCTGGCCGTGGTCGGGCCGTCGGGAGCCGGGAAGTCGACTCTGGCCCGTCTCATCTCTGGGGTGGATTCGCCGCGTTCGGGCAGTGTGGAGATCGGGGGAGTGCCGGTCGAAGATCTGCCGTTGATCGAGCGGCGCAAGCGAGTCAGTCTCGTGACGCAAGACCATTACGTATTTGCGGCTCCGGTGCGCGATAACCTCGCGCTCGCCAAGGAGGATGCCACCGAGGAGGAGCTATTCGCGGCTCTGACTACCGTCGGTGCCACCTGGGTGGCTGAACTGGAAAGTGGGCTCGACACCCAGGTGGGCGGAACTAACGCCGAGTTGGACGCGGCGAAGGCGCAACAGCTGGCTTTGGCACGGATTGTGCTGGCGGACCCGGAAATCGTGATTCTTGATGAGGCCACTGCGATGTTGGATCCGCAGGCGGCGCGCGATACTGAGCGGGCCTTGGAGGCGGTTCTAGCTGGGCGTACGGTCATCGCCATCGCCCACCGATTGCAGACCGCGCACGACGCGGAGCGGGTGGCAGTCATGGAAGACGGGCGTGTGGCCGAACTGGGAAGCCATGATGAGCTGCTGGAACGCCAGGGCACGTACGCGAGCCTGTGGGCAGCTTGGCATGGTGAGTCAGTGTTGGCCAACTCCGAAACCTTAGGCTCCGGGAGCACCAGCGGTGGCGGTAACCAGTGGCAAGGCGAGAGGTTGGGGCGGCTTTTGGGCTGA
- a CDS encoding ABC transporter ATP-binding protein has product MSVFHAPHLPLADPGYPKKLTPWRLLFWLMSRRKLNLVVAALFSCIGLGAMAVFPFFISGAIDYGLTPRDGNALAWWSLGMVVFGFFTAFGIVMGIRLTVYIRQDAAYRALQIVTAHVTRLGSRLNRKVSTGEVVSVGATDVRKVSVAVDAIFPVFGALAAFIGVGTLLFLTNPYLALLVIVGMITVGVVTGPVLGRFQNRHSTYRDEIGSLTSHASDIVGGLRVLRGIGGEQQFVQRYRQQSKELKAAGYRLARPRGLIETIGEGAPSLLLVLTLWMSGRMVLNDSITTGDMVAAFGYVLGLMLPTFWLMDTAIRLIEGRVATGRIVEVLNIPAPDANGDHESGPSGEADLYDPDSGLTVPAGKLTAVVSDDAEAATAIFDRLGLYNSTQARFGDVEVAAMDPQEVRDRILVAEHDAYLFAGSMRSLIGAADPDADVAAAVHTASADDIVAELPKGLDTMLTNQARTLSGGQRQRVRLARAVAAEKEVLLLSEPTSAVDSHTEARIVARLTRHRRGRTTGIITSSPLWLSAADSVAYVADGKVVSSGTHQELLRSSPEYRAHVTREDS; this is encoded by the coding sequence GTGAGTGTCTTCCATGCCCCCCATCTTCCCCTAGCGGATCCTGGCTACCCAAAGAAACTGACCCCTTGGCGGTTGCTGTTTTGGCTCATGAGCCGGCGCAAGCTCAATTTGGTCGTGGCCGCGCTCTTCAGCTGCATAGGTTTGGGCGCCATGGCGGTCTTCCCCTTCTTCATCTCTGGGGCGATCGACTACGGACTAACACCGCGCGACGGAAACGCGCTGGCGTGGTGGAGCCTCGGCATGGTCGTGTTTGGCTTCTTCACCGCCTTTGGCATTGTCATGGGAATCCGCCTGACGGTCTATATCCGGCAAGACGCCGCCTATCGGGCGTTGCAGATCGTCACCGCCCATGTCACCCGGCTGGGCAGTCGACTCAATCGCAAAGTCTCCACCGGTGAAGTTGTCAGCGTGGGGGCGACAGACGTGCGTAAGGTTAGCGTCGCCGTTGACGCGATCTTTCCCGTTTTCGGCGCCCTCGCGGCCTTCATCGGTGTTGGCACTTTGCTGTTTCTTACCAATCCCTACCTGGCATTGCTAGTCATCGTCGGCATGATTACCGTCGGAGTCGTGACCGGCCCAGTGCTGGGTCGGTTTCAAAACCGCCACTCGACGTACCGCGACGAAATTGGGAGCCTCACGTCGCACGCCTCCGATATCGTCGGCGGGCTACGGGTCCTACGCGGCATTGGCGGCGAGCAGCAGTTCGTCCAGCGATACCGCCAGCAATCGAAGGAACTGAAGGCGGCAGGCTATCGACTGGCTAGACCACGTGGTCTCATAGAGACCATTGGGGAGGGCGCGCCCTCGCTTTTGCTCGTTTTGACCCTGTGGATGTCGGGCCGTATGGTCCTCAACGACTCCATCACCACCGGCGATATGGTGGCCGCCTTCGGCTACGTGCTGGGCCTTATGCTCCCGACCTTCTGGTTGATGGACACCGCCATTCGCCTCATCGAGGGGCGAGTCGCGACCGGGCGCATCGTCGAGGTCTTGAATATCCCCGCCCCCGACGCGAACGGCGACCACGAAAGTGGGCCTAGCGGCGAGGCTGACCTCTACGACCCTGATTCGGGTCTGACCGTGCCCGCGGGGAAACTGACGGCGGTGGTCTCCGATGACGCCGAGGCCGCCACAGCGATTTTTGACCGGTTGGGGCTCTACAACTCGACTCAGGCCCGCTTCGGCGACGTCGAGGTGGCTGCGATGGACCCACAGGAAGTGCGTGATCGCATTCTGGTGGCCGAGCACGATGCCTACCTCTTTGCGGGCAGCATGCGGTCCCTCATTGGCGCGGCCGATCCCGACGCGGACGTCGCCGCCGCAGTGCACACCGCGTCGGCGGACGACATAGTCGCTGAGCTGCCCAAAGGTCTCGACACCATGCTGACCAACCAGGCTCGCACCCTCTCGGGCGGCCAACGGCAACGCGTGCGCCTTGCACGCGCCGTCGCCGCCGAGAAAGAGGTGCTGTTGCTGTCCGAACCCACCTCGGCGGTGGACTCGCACACTGAGGCCCGCATTGTCGCCCGGCTCACCCGCCATCGTCGCGGACGGACGACCGGAATCATCACTTCCTCGCCTTTGTGGCTGTCTGCGGCTGATTCGGTCGCCTATGTCGCGGACGGGAAGGTTGTCTCCTCGGGCACTCATCAGGAGCTTCTCCGCTCGAGCCCCGAATATCGGGCCCACGTCACCAGGGAGGATTCGTGA